From the genome of Treponema peruense:
TATAATTTCGCGCACGTCAACTATCTCATAGCCGCTGTCAAGAATTGAGGCTATAAGATAATTGATTTTTTCAAATACATATTCACTTCTGGCTTTTCCGCTTTTTCCTACGTTAACAGAAAGAACTGTTCCGTCAGAAAGTGAACTGAGTATTTTTTCTATGGAACTTTCGCAGTCATTTTCTGCAGAAAGGGCATTCACGTATCTGTAGCCTGCATCACTTCCGGCTTTGCGCATAAGTTCACTTGAACGGTATTCAGGAGCGTGCCACAAAAGTGCAAGTTCTTTTCCTGTAGCAGAAAAAAATTCATCTTCGTTCCTGACAAGACCGCGCCTTATAAAATCTGCATCAATTGCAAAATCATCCGATACAAGATTTGCATTTGAATAAAATCCGGATGCACAGTCTGCACCATAAGCAAGCTGGACTGTTTCCAAAGGATAGCGCCGTATAAATTCACCGTTAATAAAAAATGTAGTTTTTATTCCGTAAAAATTTACAGAGTTCAGCACAAAGGCAACTCCGTCTGCGCTGTCAGTTGCATCAAAAACAAGGGCTATTTTTTTTGCATCAGGTTTTTCTTCATCTGTTTCAGGAAAAACAGAATATGTTGTAGTTCCTCCAGAAAGTGAACGTACATAAATTGCATTGTCAAAAAGTTTATTCAAAGAAGTTCCCGTAAACACTCTGAACTTTCCATTTTTTTCTGAAAAAATTTCTGTACCAGAATTCAGTTTTGCTTCTGACCAGACAGAAGATGCTTCTTTATAAAAATATTTTTTTCCGGAAGAGACAGCGTAAACAGAATCTCTTTCCCAACCGCAGTTTTGTGCCGAAGAAAGGAACAGAAAAGAAGATTCAGTCTTTGCAGACTCAGAAGACGGGACTCTAAAAACTCTTACAGAATTTTCACCGCCTGCAATAAGATTTCTTGAGTCGCGCCATGCAAGTGAATGTATTTCTTCACCTGCAACTTCTGTTCTGGGTTTCTGGCTGAGTGCATCAAAGATACACAGTTTTTTGGGGCCGGAATATGCAACAAATCTTCTGTCCGGAGACAAAACCGGCGCGACAGAATTTTCTGTTTCAAAAAGTCTTGCCATCCTGTCGAAAAGAGTAAAAAGTGAACTCACCTTTTTTCCGGAAGAATAACTTATCATGTCAATCCAAAGCAGAGGTTTTCTTTCTGAAGTCCAGAATACATCGTAAGAAAACGGATTTCCGCCAAGTGCAGACAAAGGATAAATTGCATTTATTTTTGCGTAATCGTATCCAACCGACCCGAGCGTACAATATGTTATGAGATTGTTTCCGGTTATTGTAATAATCTGAGTGCCGTTCGGGTCACAAAAGAATTTGTCATGCATGGAATCAAATGCAGAAGAAAGCCTTCCTACAATTGTTCCGTTTCCTACAAGCGATGCATAAAGTCCGCGCGTATAAAGTTCGTTGCCGTATATTCTGTAAATTATGTCGCCGTTGATATAAAGAATATCACCTTCTTCGGTCCATCTTACGCAGTCAATGTAACCCTGCCCGATTCTGCGGTAACTTTCAGAAAGACGCACATTTTTAAACAACGATTCAGGCGTTTCAAAATAAATGCTTCCGTTGTTTTCGTAAAGAAGAAAGCGACTGTCAGGTGACCAGCGTATATTGACATCACTTCCGCCAAGAGTCTGAGAGTCAACAAGAATTCTTTCTTCCATAGCAACGGCATTCATTATCACAAGACTTCCGCGGCAGATTCCGTCTGCCCTTACAAAACAAATCCACCTGCCGTCAGGACTTACGCTCTGTGAATTTACGGCAGAATATCCAACAGGAAGTTTTTCTGCACGGGAAATCCATGTTAACTTATCTTCACTAAACGAATACCATGCTGTTCCGTAACGGTTTCTTACCTGAAGATTTTTTCCTTCATCAAGAACTTCCATTTTTTCGGGAAAACATGTTAAAATTTTTGGTGAATCAAGAGTAGAGTTTTTTCCAAGTTTTGTAAGGAATACACTCTCATATTTTTTTGTTCCCGGAATATCATTTTTGACGGTAAACAAAAGTGCGTCTTTACTTCCAAGACTCAAATCAGAAAACAATACACCGGCATGAGCCTTAAAGCCCACCCCGGTACAGAGAACTACAGAAAGAAAAGCGCTGATTATTTTTATTCTTGCATTCATTGTTTTACCATCACTTGAGCACTGTCGCTGGATCCACCAGTCTTCCGTTTTTGTAAACAGAAAAATGCAGATGCGGTCCGGTAGAATATCCTGTACTTCCTACAAGACCGATTTTTGTTCCAACAGAAACTTCGTCGCCCTTTGAAACAAGAATTTTGCTCATATGCGCGTACAAAGTCTGATATCCGTCAAAGTGTCTTATTATAACATAATTTCCGTAAATTTTATGGAAGCCGGCAGCAGCAACTGTTCCGTTCATTGCAGGGCGGATTGAAGTTCCCGTAGGACAGGCCATATCAATTCCGGTATGATGCGAATCAACTCCGGAAAAAGGATCTTTTCTGTAACCGAACTTTGATGTAAGACGCCACCGTACAGTAAGAGGACAGATAAATGTTTCACCCATAGCGCGGCGCAGAGTATTTTTGTCAAGACGTGCACCGGGAATGTAAAGCTGTGAGCCGGTTTTAAGAACATCAGAAGCCATATCGTTAACATCAAGAATGTCTTCTATGCTTACACCGTATCTTGAGGAAATCGACCCCAGACTTTCTCCTGATGAAACTGTATGAACAAGACCGTCCACCGAAGGAATACGTATTTTTGTTCCAGATCGTACAGATCTTACATTGTCAATTTTATTTACAGCAATAAGGGTAGAAATATTTGAAAGACCAAACTTAAGGCTGATTCCACTGATTGTATCTCCGGGTCTTACAGTATATTCAGAAAAAACAACGGGTTCCTTAAACGAAGCTTTTGCAGAAACAGGAAGCCCGTTTTCTGAAAAAACATTTCCGTCTGTGTCAAAATAGCCGATTCTTTCAAATGCAAAATCGGTCATTGCAGAGTCAAGAAAGACATAATTGTCTGCGGCAGAAATCCCCAGATCTACGCGGCGTGCAAATCCTTCAGAAAAAGAAAGAAGTACAGAAACAATAAACGGAACAAAAGCCGCAAGCGCAATAAACGGAATTACAGAAGCGTGGCTTTTTATAAAAGAACGCAATTTTCTTGCGGCAAGAACACAGCGTCCTTCTGCTTCACTCAGAAAAGAATGAAAATTAAAATAACGCAGACTTCGGTTCAATGAAACAGAATGTGCAGCAACAGAACGTGAAGTGTGTCTTGCTCCTGAAGCCTTTCCAAAAGAAAAATTCAGAAAAGAACGGTTTTCAAATCTTTTTCCATAGCCCGAAAAATCAGAACAGTTTATTATTTCCATGCTTAGTGTATCGACATAAAACATTTTCCATATTAGAATAAATTCAAATTGATGGGAGAAGAATGTCAAAACTACTTAAAACCGCCGTAAAATGCGCATTTCTAGGATTTGCCGCGGGTCTTTTTCTAAAACTGTTTGCAGTTGATATTCTGACTGTCAGCGGAAAGTCCATGCTTCCGACTTTAAGGGACGGACAGACAATCGCAGTAAGCAAACTTGCCTACGGTCCTGTAAAACCGTTCGGTGACAGCGTTTTTTTTAACTGGAACAAACCAAAGGTCAATGACATAATAACTTACCTGCACGACGGAAATCTTGTTGTAAAACGGTGCGCTGCTGTTTCGGGCAATACACTGGAATTTTCATTGAATTCGGGCTATAATCTCATTGTGGGAAGTAAAAAATATCCTCTTTCTGAAAACCAGTACCATCTTCTCTGCCGCACGGATCGTGTTCCCGAAGGAACTGTTCTGGCTTTGGGCGACAATCCCGCACAGTCCGTAGACTCAAGGGCATACGGTTTTGTTCCTGAAAAAAATGTAATAGGCAGGGTTATCATAAAATGACAGGATTCTTCAGGAAAGGCAGGGTTATTTTCTGTCTTGTATTCTGCGCCGCCATAATGATTGTTGTTTATGCAAAATTTTTCTCACTTGCTCTCGGCAAGCAGCCGGCTCCCAGGGTCAGAGTTCCTGTTGTAGAAAGGGGTGCAATTGTTGACAGAAACGGCAAGCAGCTCGCTGTCCAGACAGACTTTTTCCACATTGGCGTTACACCAAGCAAAATACGCTCCCCGGAAACATTTTCCCTTCTTGTTGCAGGAACACTCGAAATGGATCCTGCAGAAATAGAATCAAAAATCAGAACAGCCACAAACCCGAATTTTACCTACATCAAAAAAAAGATTTCAAGAGCACAGCGTGATGAACTGCAGAAAATTCTGTCTGAATCAGAATTTGCCGATTTTGTTAAATTCGACAAAATTCCAGGTCGCATTTATCCCGAAAACAGTCTTGCCAGCCAGCTTATAGGATACATGGGAGATGCAGGACGGGGCTTAAGCGGAATAGAATACTCGCAGCAGTCGGTTCTTCAGCCTGAACCAAAACCCGGGGAAACAGGAACAATCCACGGTGACAACATTTATCTTACCATAGACGCAGATCTTCAGTACAAGCTCGAAAAAATTGCAAAAAACGCGATGGAAACAACAATGGCAGAAAACATAATGCTTATTGCCGCCAATGCCGTAAACGGTGAAATTCTTTCGTACGTGAGCCTGCCTTCTGCAAACCTTAATGCCTACTCTTTTGCAGACAAAGAAGAAACAATAGACAGACCTGCAGTTGCGGCCTATGAACCGGGAAGTGTATTCAAGATATTTTCAGTGGCGTCTTTTCTGGATGCAGGTTCAATTACACCTGACGACAGTTTTCTCTGCGATGGAATCTACCAGAGAAAGACAAACCTTGGCGAAACAATTACGATAAAATGTCTTGACCACCACGGCTGGATCAATGCAAGAACCGCGCTCAAATATTCCTGCAACGACGCACTTGCACAGATGAGTGAAAGAATGGAAACAAACACTTTTCTTTCGTATATAAGAAAATTCGGGTTCGGTGAACGTACAGGTGTAGAACTTCCTGCAGAAACACGCGGTTCTGTAAAAAATGTGAATGACCGGTACTGGTCTGCACGAAGCAAACCCACGATGTCTATAGGACAGGAAATAAGCGTAAGTGCACTGCAAATGGTTCAGGCTGCTACAGCTTTGGCAAATGGCGGTGTTCCGATTCAGCTGACTGTAATACAGAGAATAACCGATGTAGACGGCAACATAAAATACATTCACAAACCGCAGACAAAAGAACGTGTTCTGAACGCTGCATCTGCACAATATCTTTTAAGCTGCATGGAAACAACTGCAAAAAGCGGTACAGGAACACGGGCAGCACTCGGTGATATTTCAATAGGCGTAAAAACCGGAACAGCTCAGATGGCAGACACAGTACACGGTGGTTACAGCGACACGGACTTTCTTTCAAACTGTATGGCCATTTTTCCTATAGAAAAGCCCGAGATAATTCTTTATATAGTAATAGAAAAGGCAAAAGGAGAAACCTACGCCGGAAGAATTGTAGCCCCTGTAATTGCAGAGGCCGCCGACGAAATAATTGACCATCTTGGAATGACAAGAAACGGTGCGGCAAGCCTTGAACATTCAGGAAAAATCACAATAAAAGACAATGCTCCACTCGCCCTTGTTCCAGGAAGACCCATGCCAAACTTTCTGGGGCGGCCAAAATGCGACATAATTCCCCTTCTTGAAACAGCCAATATAAAAATTACCGGTGAAGGATGGGTCGTGGCACAAAACCCGCAGCCGGGAATGCCATACACGGAGAATACAGAGATTGAGCTCACTTTTGAATAAAAACCTCAAGCTTCTCAAAGAAAGATTCCCCGGTCTTTCAGAATTATGGCAGGACTGTACACCGGCACCGTTACAGATTGTAAGTGCAAAAAACGGTCAGCCGACGGTTATAGAAAACAATATTCCCCTTCACTCAAAATACAATCCGCAAAAAGAAGCCGAAGAGGCAGTAAAAGCCTTTGACGAAAACAAATATTCTGCTGCCGTATTTCTGGGATTCGGGCTGGGTTATGCACCGGTGGCCTTTGCAAAACGTTTTCCTCAAGCCGCAATCATTCTTGTAGAAAGCAATCCTTCAAGACTTTTGGCGGCCCTTAATGAAACTGACTGGGAAAACATATTCAGCCACAAAAACCTTATTCTTGCCGTTGGCGCTTCAAAGGAACAGACGCAATCTCTTTTGGATCGGTACAATGCCAAAGAAATTTTTGTATTCAAAAACAATGCGCAGATTCAGCATGACCGTGATTTTTTTTCTGCAGTAGAAGAAACTCTTGCTGAAGGAAAACAAAGAGACAGTGTAAACGAAAAAACGCTCGAGAAATTCAGCAGGCTTTGGCTCAAAAACAGCTGCATCAATGCAAAACAGATTATTCTCTGCGACACAATACAGAAATTCCGCAATAAATTCAGCGGCCTTCCATTTTTGATTCTTGCGGCAGGCCCTACACTTTCTGACACATTGCTTCTTTTAAGACAGATTTCACAAAAAACGGTAACTGTCTGTGTAGATACAGCCCTTCATTCATGCCTTCAGTACGGAATTGAACCAGACTTTATCCTGCTGTCTGACCCGCAGTATTACTGTTCGCTTCACCTTGAATTCTTGAAGTCTCCATCTTCTGTTCTTGTTACAGAAATTGCCGCCTGGCCTTCTGTGTTCAGATTCAATTGCCGCGAAAAAGTACTTTACGCCTCGCAGTTCCCGATCGGGCAATACTTTGAGTCACGGATGAGCAAAAGCGGGTCGCGGGGCTGGGGACTTGGAGCCGGGGGAAGTGTTTCTACAACTGCATGGGATTTTGCACGTTACTGCGGAGCAAATGTTATTTTTATGGCCGGCTTGGATCTGGGTTTTCCAAAGGGACAGACGCATATAAGAGGATCCCAGTTTGAACAGAAAGCCCATGAAGTTTCGTCAAGATTAAATACGGCAGAAACTGAAGGAACAGTGGCCTTGATAAACGGTGCGCTCATCAAAAAACAGGACTATTGCGGAAACGGAATATTTACCGACAAAAAAATGCTGCTTTTTGCACAATGGTTCAAAAAAAACTGTACAGAAGCGGCTCTAGGTGGGCTTGATACATATTCTCTTTCAGACAAAAGCCTCTTTATCGAAGGAATAAAAACAGAACTTCCAAAAGCCCTGCTGGATCTTCCCGACATCAGGCAAAAAAAGAATTCAATACTGTGCGAAAATTCACAGACGATCAATGCAGACAAAAGTGAATTCATGCATATTCTAAATGAATTTCTTTACGAATTAAACGAACTGTCAGATATTGCCCGCGAAGGAATAAATTTCTGCAACAGGGCACTGGCAGCACCTGAAAAAACAGACAGAATTCTCTACACTCTTTCAGATTTGGACAAAAAAATTCTGGCTTCCGGCGCAAAACAGGCTGCAGAACTCGTTTTTCCGACAAAGAGCCGGCTGGAATTTCTTACAAAAGATATAAATACCGGCGAAACATCCGGCCAGATTCAGTTTTCGAGAATACTCTATGAACAACTTTATACATCTGCAGAAGAATGCAAAAAGTTTTTAAATAAAAGCATCTTACTATAAAGTTTTTCTGGCGCTCACCGATAATATTATCGTGTTGTGATTTCCTTTACACAGGCGGTTCTTTTTAGACATCCAGACGCCTGTGTAAAGTACAACTCCAGAACCACATCCAGGTTCAGGAGAAATAAGATCTCCGTTGGAAAGGCCAAAGATTCTTAGCTTTGGTCTTTTCGTTTTTTAAATGGGCATTTGCATTTACAGGTTCAGTTTTGCATATAACATGCCGATATTATATAGAAGACACATGAGAACTTCGGGAGACGAAAATGAATACCTATGAAATTTCAGAATTAAAGCCGAACACTTATTTTAACAAACCTCTCATGCTGGACAAGTCTTTTTTACTCGTAATGCCGCCCAGTCCCCTTACGGGCGAACAGATTAGGGCTCTAAAAGAATGGAATTTCACACAGGTCTATACAGAAGGAAAAATCAGTATAGCCCAAACTGCAGAAGCAGAAGCCTTTCAAAATAAAAAGAGCGCAGTTTCAGATCCCGCAAAAAAAGCAGTTCTTGGAAAAACAGAATCAGTAGACCTTTCGGAATATCTTGACGAATCTGATGACAGACTCACTGTTCCGCCTCCTCAAAAACCTGAACCAAAACCAACTGTTACTGAAGAACCCGAAATTCCGGTAAAAAAAGAAAACGCATTTGCCCTTGCCCAGGAAAACATTAACCATAAAATTATGGCAGAAGCAGATGACAAAAAAAAGTTCGAAATTGTCCAGGCTGTCTACAAAGAATATATGGCTTATATAAATGCAATGTTTACCCGCTACGCAACACATAAAGAGCTTAACATAAAGGAAATAAGTGAAACCGTAGGCGAACTCTGCACTTTTGTACGTGAAAACACACGCTATATTCTGCGTATTTCTCCCAGTTACGAAGCGCGCAACAAAAACTTTCTGGTAACACACAGCATGCGTTCCACAGTTCTTGCAATTACAATCGGACTCCAGCTGAATATGAATGCAGACAAGCTTATTGAACTGGGTGTTGCCGGCATACTGCATGAACTCGGTCAGATAAGACTTCCACCGCAACTTTACATGAACGACAAGCCGCTTACTCCCATGGAAAAGTCACAGATGATGACCCACACAATTCTTGGATTCAACATTCTTAAAGAAGCAAATTTCCCGCTGAGCATTCAGCTTGGTGTACTTGACCACCACGAGCGTGAAACAGGAACAGGTTACCCGCGGCATCTTACAGGCGAAAATATATCCCTCTACGGAAAAATAATTGCAGTTGCCTGTTCATTCGAAGCAATAACGACGCCAAGACACTACAAGGAAGCAAAAACCACTTACGAAGCCATGATTGAACTTTTGCGCAACGAAAACCATCAATATGACGACACGGTTGTAAAAGCGCTTCTGTACAGCATGTCACTCTACCCCATCGGAGCCTATGTCTATCTTGCAAACGGAAAAGCCGCACAGGTAACAGATGTAACTCCAGGAAACCCGCGCAATCCGGTTGTTCAGATTATGGGTGAAGAAGACGCAGACGGAAACCCAATTACCGTACAGACAAATGAAACCAATCTGAAAATACTGCGTCAGATGAACGAAAAGGAATCTGCAGATTTGATTGCCGCACTGAAGACCATAAAAAAATAAAATACAGGGTGTAATTTCAGCAGGCTGTCATTTTTATCCGCTATGTTAATTAAAGAAGCAGCGTATTTTTTCGACTTCGGACTTGAATTCTTCGTCAATTACAGGGGGATGGTCGTTGAAATACAGAATCTGGTGAAGTTCTTCCTGCGTATGTACTCCCCAGACAGGAACAACGTTTTCATACTGGTGCAAAAACCCCAGAGCAAGAGGAACATTGCTTACAATACCGCCGTTAAGAGGTTGCATGGCAATACACCCTATATCATTTTCATCGCACATTTTTACAAGTGAAAGAGTATTCTCAGAAGAAATCATATTAAAAGGAAACTGAACGGTTTCATAAAGACCGCTTTTTATGGCTTCTTCGGCAAGATCAAGGTTTTCTGAAGCAATTCCAAAATGCCTTATAACTCCCCTGTCTCGCAGAGAACATAGTTCGTTGTAAATACCGTCGCGGCCGTCTTTTTGAGCAAGAACAGAAGGATTTTCAAGCTGGTAAAGGTCAATAAAATCTGTATTAAGTGCCTGCAGGCTTTCCTGAAGATCAGAGCGCAGTTCCTGTACACTCTGAGCGGCAGTTTTTGTAGCAAGGATTACATTATGCCTTATACCGTGAAGGGCCGCTCCAAGTCTCTGTTCACATTCCGGTTTGGAACGGGAAGTGTCAAAAAAATTCATTCCGCCGGAATAAGCCTGATGAACAATAGCACAGGCCTTTTCTTCTGCTTCGGCACCGCAGGAGTTTATTTCAGGACAGTCAAGGCTCATGGCACCGAATGCTGTTCTGCTTACAAGAAGATTTGATTTTCCAAGCGCAACGTATTCCATTTTTCCACCAGAAAGAGCGGGCTGTCCAAAAGAAACAAAGTGTTTCAAAACTTTTGGACAGCCGCAAGTGTTATTTTTCTTTAGCCTTTTTAGTCGCGAACCACACTCTTGTAGTTACGGATTGCATTATGAATAAAGCCTGTAAGTTCTGAAAGCTTTACACGTTCCTGCTTCATGCTGTCACGGAAACGTACGGTAACTGTTTCGTAATTGGGACTTGCTGAATCAAGTGTATCATAGTCAACAGTAACGCAGTAAGGTGTTCCGATTTCGTCCTGGCGGCGGTATCTCTTTCCTACAGTTCCGCTCTGGTCGTAGTCGGTCATGAAATCTTCTTTAAGCATATTGCGGATTTCCTGTGCCTTTTCTGCAAGTCCGTCCTTTTTCATAAGAGGAAGAACTGCTACAGTTACAGGAGCAAGACGCGGGTCAAAGTGAAGAACTGTTCTGTAGTCGTCCTTACCGTCTGTTCCAACATTTTCTTCTTCGTAAGCTTCACAGAGGAACATAAGAAGGTTGCGGTTAAGACCGGCAGAAGTCTCTATTACATAAGGAATAAAGCTCTTGTTTCCGTCTTCCTGGTCAATATAGGACATATCCTTTCCGCTGAATTTTGAATGCTGTGTAAGGTCAAAGTCAGTTCTATTGTGGATTCCTTCAATTTCTTCAAAACCAATCGGGAACTTGTACTGAACATCGTATGCGTCCTTTGCATAGTGGGCAAGCTTGTCATGGTGGTGCCACTGAAGGTGACTTTCGGCAATACCATACTTGAGGTAGAATGCCCAGCGCTCTTTTCTCCAGCGTTCGAATGTTTCTACATCAGTTCCTTCCTTGCAGAAATATTCCATTTCCATCTGCTCGAATTCGCAGGTACGGAAAATAAAGTTCTTGAAGATAATTTCGTTACGGAATGACTTACCGACCTGTGCTACACCAAACGGAATCTTCATGCGGTTTGACTGAACAATATTCTTGAAGTCAACAAAAATTCCCTGACAGGTTTCAGGACGCAGGTAAATAAGGGATGCATCGGTTGCAACAGGTCCAAGATGTGTCTTGAACATAAGGTTGAATTCACGTACATCAGTGTAATTGTGTTTTCCGCAGGTAGGACAGTGGATGCCTTTTTCGTCAATAAAAGCCTTCATTTCTTCGTGGCTCATTGTATCAACAGGCTTTGGCGGAACAATTGAATGTGCAGAACAGAAATCTTCAATAAGCTGGTCTGCGCGGAAACGAGCCTTGCATTCTGTACAGTCAATCATAGGGTCGGAAAAGTGGCCTACGTGTCCTGAAGCTTCCCATGTTTTGTGGTGCATAAAAATGGAAGCATCAAGACCAACTACATCATCATGAAGCTGTGTCATTTCCTTCCACCAGGCAGCCTGAATGTTCTTCTTTAAATTTACACCAAGCGGACCGTAATCCCATGCACCGGCCTGACCGCCGTAAATTTCACTGGACTGGTAAACAAATCCGCGGCGCTTGCAAAGGCTTATAATCTTATCAAGCGTGCATGAATGATCGACTTTCTTTTCCATAACTTTTAAACTCCTATAGGCCGGCACCGGATTGCACTGGCCAAAGCCACTTCTGGCAAGATATTTTGGAAAGTCTATCACAAAGCAGGGTTCTTGACTACTGTTTGCAGCTTACTGTTTCCACGGCATGAAAAGGGAACGCAACTTTCTGTCGCCTACAATGCGCCTGTCTTTGGCAAGAAGGTCTCCCCACGGAACATTCTTTCTTTCCTGAGGCGTAAGGTCCGGGTTAACTTCAAGCCAGTCATACTTGTAAAGGCGCAGCCTGAGTGCATTCGTATTTGTAATGATTATTCCGCTCATTCCGGGAACAAGTCCAAGTGTAACTACAGAAAGCACAATGTTAAGCACGTTTACCAGGGCTACACCAAGCGTAAAGGCGGGATTGTCAAAGAAAATTATATACGACTTTTTAAGGCGTTTTACAAAACTGTTTCCCATAAGCGATCTGACTGGAAGAAACCACTGCAGGGCAAGTATTGTAATTACAATAAACCAGAAAATAAGTGCCGCAAGCAGAAGGTAGACAAAACCCGCTGTTCCACCGGCCCTGTACATGTTAAAATAGTACGGAATGCTTACAAATGCGATTCCCGCAAGAAGAGCCGACAACAGTCCAAAAAGTACACCGTCTTTAATAGAAGGAACTACAGACTTAAAATAGTCCAAAAAGCGCGGTGTATCAAAAGACGCAACATCGGCCGCATTGCTTCCTTCTGCAAATGAAAAAATGCTTATAAGAATGCACGAAACCGCAACGGCTGCAAATGTACACACATTTCTTGCAAGTTCCCCTTCCGGAACAGAAACCGCAGCAAAGCACAAAAATGCAGAAAGTGCAAGTACAACCAGTGAAATAAGATTGCAGGCAATAACATGAAAGAGATTGTCCCAGACATCAAAAAAGTTCTTTTTAAAGAAGAATTTAAACATGTTAAAATACTAATATAATCACAGTTTACAGTCAACAAAAAAATATGCTAGACTTTACGAATGGAATATTCAGTTTCGTCAGTTTTATCGCTTATTTCCCACATACACG
Proteins encoded in this window:
- a CDS encoding aldo/keto reductase — its product is MEYVALGKSNLLVSRTAFGAMSLDCPEINSCGAEAEEKACAIVHQAYSGGMNFFDTSRSKPECEQRLGAALHGIRHNVILATKTAAQSVQELRSDLQESLQALNTDFIDLYQLENPSVLAQKDGRDGIYNELCSLRDRGVIRHFGIASENLDLAEEAIKSGLYETVQFPFNMISSENTLSLVKMCDENDIGCIAMQPLNGGIVSNVPLALGFLHQYENVVPVWGVHTQEELHQILYFNDHPPVIDEEFKSEVEKIRCFFN
- a CDS encoding glycine--tRNA ligase, which translates into the protein MEKKVDHSCTLDKIISLCKRRGFVYQSSEIYGGQAGAWDYGPLGVNLKKNIQAAWWKEMTQLHDDVVGLDASIFMHHKTWEASGHVGHFSDPMIDCTECKARFRADQLIEDFCSAHSIVPPKPVDTMSHEEMKAFIDEKGIHCPTCGKHNYTDVREFNLMFKTHLGPVATDASLIYLRPETCQGIFVDFKNIVQSNRMKIPFGVAQVGKSFRNEIIFKNFIFRTCEFEQMEMEYFCKEGTDVETFERWRKERWAFYLKYGIAESHLQWHHHDKLAHYAKDAYDVQYKFPIGFEEIEGIHNRTDFDLTQHSKFSGKDMSYIDQEDGNKSFIPYVIETSAGLNRNLLMFLCEAYEEENVGTDGKDDYRTVLHFDPRLAPVTVAVLPLMKKDGLAEKAQEIRNMLKEDFMTDYDQSGTVGKRYRRQDEIGTPYCVTVDYDTLDSASPNYETVTVRFRDSMKQERVKLSELTGFIHNAIRNYKSVVRD